From Candidatus Poribacteria bacterium, one genomic window encodes:
- a CDS encoding BtpA/SgcQ family protein translates to MQGTNQLFDHPKPIIGVVHLPPLIGSPQSTQPFHEIRTRALSDAATLIDNGIDGVIIENYGDAPFLPDSVEPHTVAVLALIADKIREHHPQTPIGINVLRNDAKSAIAIATVTDANFIRVNVHTGAMLTDQGIIQGKAHETLRYRSLLKSEVKIFADIAVKHAVPLAPIDILASAEDTYHRGLADALIVTGAATGKSTDLDQLKSVKSTVPQASIFAGSGVTVDNLVEVLQYADGVIAGTSIKHDGVTTNAVDADRVRALIKAREG, encoded by the coding sequence ATGCAGGGAACCAATCAGCTTTTCGATCATCCCAAACCGATCATCGGTGTGGTCCATCTTCCCCCGTTGATCGGCAGTCCCCAATCTACTCAACCCTTCCATGAAATTCGCACCCGCGCACTTTCGGACGCAGCGACGCTAATTGATAATGGAATTGACGGGGTTATCATCGAAAATTATGGGGATGCGCCCTTCTTACCGGATAGCGTCGAGCCTCATACCGTTGCGGTGCTAGCACTCATTGCAGACAAGATTCGCGAGCACCATCCCCAGACACCGATTGGGATCAACGTCCTGCGAAACGACGCAAAATCGGCGATAGCAATCGCGACGGTTACGGACGCAAACTTTATCCGTGTAAATGTGCATACCGGCGCAATGCTTACCGACCAAGGTATTATCCAAGGGAAAGCGCACGAGACCTTGCGCTACCGCTCGCTCCTCAAAAGCGAGGTTAAAATTTTCGCCGATATTGCCGTAAAGCATGCCGTACCACTTGCGCCAATCGATATCCTCGCAAGTGCGGAGGATACGTATCATCGCGGACTTGCGGACGCACTGATCGTTACGGGGGCAGCAACGGGCAAAAGCACCGATCTCGATCAGTTAAAATCTGTGAAATCGACAGTTCCTCAAGCCAGTATTTTCGCTGGCAGCGGTGTGACCGTCGATAACCTCGTCGAAGTTTTGCAGTATGCAGATGGCGTTATTGCCGGCACCTCGATTAAACACGACGGTGTGACAACAAACGCAGTTGACGCAGACCGTGTGCGCGCCCTGATTAAGGCGCGTGAAGGATAG
- a CDS encoding SDR family oxidoreductase, whose product MENSGTRLAGKVAIVTGAGSRTPIDGVGRATSILFSRQGAKVLLVDRNLENAEKTLAVIEEEGGEASIFVGDVSENDDCQAMAEAAVERYGELHILFNSAAIGGAGTVVDVDPDVWDDVMAVNLKGMMLASKHAIPKMIEAGGGSIINIASIDGLRANIWQNIPYAVSKGGAVSLTHNMAVHHGRDNIRVNCIAPGHIYAPMTTTISDELRDLRRRSGPLGTEGTAWDIAWAGLFLASDESRWISGVLLPVDAGLLATTPLAMLSRLQ is encoded by the coding sequence ATGGAAAACAGCGGGACACGGTTAGCAGGCAAAGTCGCCATTGTCACCGGGGCGGGAAGTCGCACCCCGATAGATGGCGTTGGACGAGCGACATCAATTCTCTTTAGTAGGCAGGGTGCCAAGGTCTTGCTGGTAGACCGAAATCTCGAAAATGCGGAGAAAACCCTTGCTGTTATTGAGGAGGAAGGCGGGGAGGCGTCAATTTTCGTCGGCGATGTCTCCGAAAACGATGACTGTCAAGCGATGGCTGAAGCAGCCGTTGAACGATACGGTGAGTTGCATATTCTATTTAACAGTGCCGCCATCGGCGGGGCGGGGACGGTCGTTGATGTAGATCCAGATGTCTGGGATGATGTAATGGCGGTTAATCTCAAGGGTATGATGCTGGCATCTAAGCACGCCATTCCCAAGATGATTGAGGCAGGTGGTGGCTCGATTATCAATATCGCTTCAATTGATGGACTGCGAGCGAATATCTGGCAGAACATCCCCTACGCTGTATCGAAAGGAGGTGCGGTCTCCTTGACGCACAATATGGCGGTACATCACGGACGGGACAACATTCGGGTTAACTGCATCGCACCGGGACACATTTATGCTCCAATGACGACCACCATTTCCGATGAATTGCGCGATCTCCGCCGTCGGTCAGGTCCTTTGGGAACAGAAGGCACCGCTTGGGACATCGCGTGGGCAGGACTATTCCTCGCTAGCGATGAGTCTCGTTGGATTTCTGGTGTGTTGCTGCCCGTTGATGCGGGTCTGCTTGCAACAACACCGCTGGCGATGTTGTCACGTTTGCAGTGA
- a CDS encoding NAD(P)-dependent oxidoreductase, whose translation MKILLTGAAGFVGRAAVDILSQDHEVTAFDIRPVVDYDNTVQGDVLDYPTLEAVMAGHDAVVNTIMAPNGSYSMDGPGFDINVRGMFNLLEAARVCQIQRFVHTSSGAVHGGYPEDTFLTHDLYPLKAASSYDLSKLVQEELARNYQEQHDLSIACIRPWGIIDSDEMVTTDGHPVDGYYYGSIDRRDVASALKCALETPDISYDCFYIFSTPGGYKKGDVARTERMLGWEPVYRFDADL comes from the coding sequence ATGAAAATACTGTTGACAGGCGCAGCCGGCTTTGTCGGACGTGCTGCAGTCGATATCTTGAGCCAAGATCATGAAGTGACTGCCTTTGACATTCGTCCGGTTGTTGACTACGATAACACCGTTCAAGGTGATGTGCTTGACTATCCAACGCTTGAAGCCGTAATGGCGGGACATGATGCGGTTGTGAATACGATTATGGCACCCAATGGCAGTTACAGCATGGACGGTCCGGGTTTTGATATTAATGTGCGGGGTATGTTTAATCTCCTTGAAGCTGCCCGTGTATGCCAGATCCAACGATTTGTCCATACTTCTAGCGGGGCGGTTCATGGCGGCTATCCAGAAGATACCTTTCTCACACATGATTTATATCCACTCAAAGCTGCTAGCTCTTATGATCTTTCTAAGCTAGTGCAGGAAGAACTCGCCCGAAATTATCAGGAACAACACGATCTCTCCATCGCATGTATCCGACCATGGGGCATTATTGATTCAGACGAAATGGTTACGACCGATGGTCATCCTGTAGATGGCTACTATTATGGCTCAATTGATAGACGGGATGTTGCGTCCGCGCTAAAATGTGCCCTAGAGACGCCGGATATTAGCTACGATTGTTTTTATATATTTTCCACACCGGGGGGCTATAAAAAAGGAGATGTAGCACGGACAGAGAGGATGCTGGGTTGGGAGCCGGTTTATCGATTTGATGCAGATCTGTAA
- a CDS encoding aldo/keto reductase, translating into MGNIATSNLGNTGVALTNLGFGGAPLGDLFEILSETQAQGTLQAAWDAGLRYFDTAPFYGYGKSEHRFGHFLRQQPRNEFVLSTKIGRVLRATRDPDNFDKGMWAGGLPFDLYFDYSYDGVMRSFEDSLQRLSLNSIDLLLIHDLDHMFHVNDTRINAHMVQLGTSGWRALEELRSSGQIKGIGAGVNQMGTIPRFLEMVDLDFFIVAMPYTLLDQDVLDAEFPQCEERGGAVFASGILATGATENAYYAYAPAPPEVLEKTRYIQAVCDRHNVPLRAAALQFPLAHPIVAAAIPGGLMPEHVQSNVEIFEHPIPADLWSELKA; encoded by the coding sequence ATGGGTAATATAGCAACAAGCAACTTGGGAAATACAGGGGTTGCCTTAACCAACTTGGGTTTCGGTGGGGCACCACTCGGAGATCTCTTTGAGATTCTCAGTGAGACACAAGCGCAGGGGACACTTCAAGCGGCATGGGATGCCGGCTTGCGCTATTTTGACACAGCACCGTTCTACGGCTACGGGAAAAGTGAGCATCGTTTCGGACATTTTCTGCGCCAACAACCGCGCAATGAGTTTGTGCTTTCTACAAAAATTGGGCGTGTGCTGCGGGCGACACGTGATCCCGATAATTTCGATAAAGGGATGTGGGCTGGAGGACTGCCTTTCGATCTTTATTTTGACTATAGCTACGATGGGGTTATGCGTTCTTTTGAAGACAGTCTCCAGCGACTCAGCTTGAACTCTATCGATCTCCTGCTCATCCACGATCTCGATCACATGTTTCACGTGAACGATACACGGATCAACGCTCACATGGTGCAGCTCGGCACCAGCGGTTGGCGGGCACTTGAGGAGCTCCGTTCCAGTGGACAGATAAAAGGGATAGGGGCTGGTGTGAATCAGATGGGAACTATCCCGCGCTTTTTAGAGATGGTGGACCTCGATTTCTTTATCGTTGCGATGCCGTATACGCTGTTAGATCAGGATGTCTTGGACGCTGAATTTCCACAGTGCGAGGAACGCGGTGGTGCGGTATTTGCCTCTGGTATTCTGGCGACAGGTGCGACGGAGAACGCCTATTACGCCTATGCCCCGGCACCCCCTGAGGTACTAGAAAAAACGCGGTACATCCAAGCGGTCTGTGATCGACACAATGTGCCATTACGGGCAGCCGCATTACAGTTCCCGTTAGCGCATCCAATCGTCGCCGCAGCGATTCCGGGTGGTCTTATGCCAGAGCATGTTCAATCAAACGTAGAAATATTTGAACACCCTATCCCTGCGGATCTCTGGAGTGAGTTAAAGGCAG